The genomic region AAAACCCTTATTTTTTAAAAATCTAGCTCCAAGTCCCTTGAATATGAAGTTTTAACCATATGTGTACGCACACATGGTGTTATCCTGCACCTTTTTGATTTAGTTCTAATTTCAATTCTTTGTGCTATGCTACAAAGAATTGAAAAATCGCTAGATTTAAAATCAAAAGTCTAGCTCTTAAATTAGCGTTAGCTTGAATAAAATTTGGGCGTTTTAAATGCCTTGTTAGTAAGGGAAAGAAGTTTAGCTTGAAAGTGTGCGAATTAGATAAAAATTTAGCAATATTGTTAAGTCTTAAAGGGTTTGTATGCTAGATAGGGCTATATTAGATACTAAGCTAGATAGTCGCCCTATGGACTTATCTTTCTTAGATGATATTTTAAAGCATATGCAAAAGCCTAGATTTAGTGATAGCGATAAAGTAGATAAAAGATTGCTCATTAAGTTCAATCAATTTAACCCTAACTCAAAGTTTATTAAATCTAATCTAGTTGGCACAAAAACAGCTAGTCCTGTGCTTATTAAAAACATAGGGCAAATGAAACGCTCCCACTTAGAAAATGCCCTAAATTATGCTTTAGAAAATAGCGAAACAGCTTACAATGAAATGTTTTTAGAATGCGATAAGCAATTCATCTTAGAGAGTTGGCTCAATGACTTTGATTTGACTAAAGATTATAACGAGACTATGCACTTAGTTTTTTCTATCAAAGATAAGCCAGATGAAGAGACAATGCAAGGGCTTTTACATTCTACTTGGGAGAGCTTAAAAATAAGATTGCCTGAATACAAGTTTGCCCTTGTGCCACACGCTCATCAAGACCATGCCCATATCCATTGTTTTATCAATAAGACTAATCAGCTCACACGAAGAAGACTGCGTTTTAAGGGGCATGAAGATTGTAAAGAATTTTTTAATGAATTAAGAAGTGAGTTTGCTTATAGGTTGAATGACCACTTATTGAGCGAAGAATACTTGTATGTCAATGAGCCAAAACTTAAAGAGCTAGACAATATCAAACAACAATTACAAGACTTGGAAAAAGAAGAAAAAGCCTTAGAACAAATCAAATCCCCACAAGATGAGTGGGACTTAAACAAGGCTTTACAAAGCGAGTATTTACAAGAACTCAAAAATAAAAACAAAGCAAAAGCCCTAGACATTCAAAATAACCACAGCACCCCTTTAAAACAAAAGATTTCTGAATTTAAAATCGCTCTGTTTAATCACAAAGACACAAGCGATGATGAAAAAGAACAGCTAGATATTGACAGGATAGATAAGAGAAAACCAGTAAGCGAACACTTAAAAAACACTAACAAACACGAGCTATACGAACTCTTAGGCTTTTATCAAAAAGAATTAGATAAAAAACAAAACCATTCAGCCTTTAAGAATTTTGCTATTCTCAATGGTTTAGACAGAGACTTTGAAAGAGAGACTAAGGGCTATTCTGTTTTAAAGAAAAAAGAAATGCTTTTAAATAAGCTTGAACACCTAGACAAACGCCTTTTAGATAAAAACTCACACTTACTATTAGCCCAGCTAAGAAATGAAGTTAAAACCAAGCAAAACACCCAATACAACACTCTAACTAATCCTATTCTTTTAGCCAAAGCCTTAGAACTTTCTAAAGATAAACGCCCCACTCTCAAAACTTTTAAAAACGCTTATTTTAGTGCTAGAAAATATCAATTCATGCTAGAGAGCTTTAAAACTAAGCAAAATGACCCCACTTACAAGCTTAATGATAACACTTATGAGCTAGTGAGTAAGCAACTACAAGACTATCAAAACACCATGCTTTTATTAGCCAAAGAGAGATTACTTTTTTTAGAACAAGATTTAAAACAAAAAGAAGAAGAGTTTGAAAGAGCCAAAGAACATTATGTGAAATCTTCAAAACATTATAGAGAAACTTCATTGTCTCCAAAAGAAAAACAAGGCTTTCTCAAACAAATTAAACAATTTTCTAAAATTTCTAGGGATATTCTCTATACTTGTAATGAAATCATAGGAGCTAATAGGTTTTTAACCCACTATGACAACCTAAACCTTGAAAAAGTTCTAGAACACGCTAAAGATACTAAGCTAGAGCAAAAAGAAATTCAAGCTATCACAAAAGAGCCTAATAACGATGAGCCTTGGATTGAGTTTGGTAAAAAAGAACAAGCTAGAGCTAAAGCACACTATCAAGCTATGCTAGAAAAAGAAAAAGCTAAAGAATTAGCCAAACAACAAGCTAACACCTTGCACTCTAATGAGCTTGATGATGACCCTAAAGCTCATGCTGGATTAAAACAAAATGACAACACAAACTTTAAAGGGCGTAATAGATAATGCTCTCAAGCGATGATTGCCTTTAATGTTCTTAATAAAGAATATACCCTTTGATTAAAGGGGTTTATTCTTGTTCTTTTCACAAATTAGCTTATTTAAACAGATATACAAATAAAGCACTCTAAAATGCCCCACAATCAAAATAAAGCCATAAGATAAGACAAACTATTAACCTAAAAACAAAAACGCTTTAAAACGCCTTGTAGAGCTTAAATTTTTCTTAAGTAGCACGCAAAAATTTAAAACCTTAAAATTTTCTTAAACATAATCATAAAGCAAGTTTAAACCTAACCCTTGAACCTACTATCAAATCAAACTTAACTCTTTTAATACTAAGAGCTAGAAACAAACCTTAACCCTACACACTCTAAACAAAAACCTTTCTAATCCTAAATGCTAATGAGACAAACCGCTTACAACCTAACTTAAATAACATAAGCCTTGACTAATCATTCCTCCCACAACTAACATGTCATTGATAGGTAATTCCTATTTTTCTTTTATTTTGATTTTGTTCTTATTTTTACTAATAAAAGAAATTAAAAACTTTCCTTAAACTAAACCTAGCCACAACTAACCTTATGGCTCTTTCAGTCAGTTTGTCTCTTTTAATCAAAAGTTCTTTTTTTTTGATTTTTCTTTTTTTCCTTTAGCAAGTTCCTAGTTGTCTAATTTAATCAAGTTTTTTAAAAAAAAGAAATCCCCCTCATGACATGATATTTACTAATAACATGTTTACTCAATAGGTTAGGAAAGAAAGGTAAACCTTTCTTTCCCTTAATATTTTTATAACTATACGGAACTTAAGTTCCGCTTTCATATCTAATACCCATAAACACGCACTTCTTAACCTTAAAAAGCGCTTAAAGCTTACTTTCAAAAACTATTTAATCGTTGATAAATTCAATTTTTGTATTTAGTGAGTAATGCAAATAACTATGTATTTGATTATTTACTTTTAAGGGGGCGAAATTTTGCTTTTATGCCTTAGTTAAAAGCGGAACTTTTTAGAGATTTAGATTTAAAGGCGGAATTTCAAATCTCTAAGGAGCCATGCAAAATTTTTAAAAATACCGCTTTTAGAACCTAACAAACTAAAAAACATAAAACTCTCATTCTTTAAGATTTCTTTTTATATTTTAATAAGGGAGCAATATGCCACATAACAAACTCACTAAATCTCAGAGAGAACTCTTTTGTAATCTCAAAGCCTTTTTATACACTAAGGCTAAAAACTTCACGCCCATTCAAGATGTGAAGGATATGGCTTTAATCCTAGACACACAAGATAAAATCTTAAAATGTCATAATATAGAGCAATTAAAACAACTCTGTCATATTCTTTATAATCAAGGCATTAAACACACTATAATGATGCAAGGCTTGTTTTTATTCTTTAACTATTTTAAAGATAATCTCAAATTAAGAAGTTTTAGAATGCTTAGCGAAGAGCAAGTGATTAACTTTCTCTTTGAACTCGCTCAAAATAGAAAACCCAGCTCTATGGCTAAGTATGTGATGTATTTAAGACAATTCTTTGATTATTTGGATAGAAAAAGGCGTTATGGCTTTGATTTTACGCTTAAAAACCTAGCCTTTGCTAAGACCAAAGAAAGCTTACCCAGACATTTAAACGATAAAGACTTAAAGAGTTTTTTAAAAACACTCTTAGACTATAAGCCAACTACAAGCTTTGAAAAACGCAATAAGTGTATTCTACTTATTGTAATACTTGGGGGACTTAGAAAATGCGAAGTGTTAAACATAGAATTAAAACACATTCAAGTAGAAGAGCAAAACTACTCTATTTTAATTCAAGGTAAAGGTAGAAAAGAGAGAAAAGCTTATATTAAAAAGAGTTTGTTAGAAGCAAGCTTGAATGCTTGGCTTAGTGATGAATATAGACTAAAATATTTTAATGGGGCATATCTTTTTAAAAAAGACAAACAAAAAGCACAAAATTCTTTAACGCTTTATAACTTTATCCCCTTAATCTTTAAATTAGCTCAAATCAAACACTATAAGCAATATGGCACAGGCTTACATCTATTTAGGCATAGTTTTGCAACACTCATTTATCAAGAAACCCAAGACTTAGTTTTAACTTCAAGGGCGTTAGGGCATAGCTCCTTACTCTCTACTAAGATTTATATTCATACCACACAAGAGCATAACAAGAAAGTGGCTCTTGTGTTTGATAGTTTGATAGAGAACAAGAAGTAAGGTGGTTAAAATTGATTAGGTAGTTTAGTGTAATTAGTTTAAATAATCTTATTAAGATAAATAATCTAGCATTAGATAATTTTAATTAACTATTTAATATTTTATTCCTAATTAAAAATGATTAGTTTTATAAGGGTTGTTAAAATCATTGAGATTTTATAGAGTTAGCTTAAATTACAAAATATTCTAAAAACAATGTAATTATAGATTATTGTTACTCATTAAGAATATATTTGATTAACAATATAAATAACTAAATTCTATTAAATACTGATAGATTAACTAAAGCTATTAAATACCTACTTAACAAGATTGTTTATCGTCTACGCTTAGGTGTGGGGGTGTATTCATTGGAATTGTCTAAATCATCTGCGTTGTCATGGGAATTTGAGTAAGTCGCTGTTTTAATTTGGTCTATTTTGTCTATTAAAAAATCATAAGCACTTAAAGAAAGGTCTTTATAGTGTGAAATGGGTTCTACCATATCTATTTCTATGCTATAACGCTTTTTATCTAACTCTTGCAAAGAATTTTGAAGAGTTAGTAAGTCTTGCTTAGTTATTTTTTGAGAACTTAAAAGCTTGTCAAATAAATTATTGTCATTATGCAAAGCCACTGCTATATCAAAAATATCTCTTGTTTTATTATCAGTTTTTCTAAAAGTAATCTTTTTAGCGATAATATTTTCTAAACTTTCTATATAAATATCAAAAGCAAAAATCTTTTTAGAATTATCTACATATCCCTCATTACTAGCATAATCCACTAAAACATCTATTTTAATGTTGTCTTTATTCGTTACGCCTATATGATTATGTTGGTCTATGTATCTTGTGCTATCAAAATGACTGCAATTATCTATCCATAATTTAGGGCTAAAAAATCCCAAACATTGAGCATCATTGACAAACAAATCAATATCAAAGCTTAATCTATGCTGGAAGTAATACATGCTCAAAGCTGTGCCTCCTCCAAACTTAATACTACTAGGATTAAGCCCTAAATTCAAAGCATTTTTAATAATGGGATAAAATTGTTCTAGGGCTTGAATTTGAGCTTGAAAGTTGTTTTTGATAAAACTAAGGCTCCTTTCATTGATAGGGATTGATAGAAAGGACATGTAAAATATTCTCCATAGGAATGTGATAGTCTTGTGAAAACCATTCTATTTCTTGCTCTAGTGCCTCTGTTTGAATTGTGCCTATAATATACTTGTCAGTATTGCTTAGATTAGTTGTTTTTTTATCCATAAAAAGCCCTATAAGATACTCTAAACTCACATGCTTATCTTTATTGCCAATAGAGTTATTGATTGTAGCTAATAACATAGGGGCAAATGACATTTTTATCCTCCCTAAATTGATTTGATTGTAGTTTAGCAAATTTTGTGTTGGTTTTGGTTTGACTTATAATGATTGTTTAGCTATAATACGCCTACATTCGTAGGGCTGACCGAAGCCCACTTTCTTATAGCTTATAGACTACTTAGTTTTTCCAAGTCTTTGTTTCCAATACTTTTGATTAAATCATCTAAAAATGAAACAATTTTGTTAAGCATGATACCAAAGTTAAAACTTTTACTTGTAGGCTTTTCTCATTCTCTGATAAAGCGTGTTGTAATGCGTGGGCGGTTGTTTGCCCTTAGCTTTAGTAAATTTTCCCAATGATACGCACGATTTCTAATTGTCCATAGTAAGTTTAAAGCAATATAGGCTTTAGCATAATTAGAAAGATGTTGTTTTCTACCCTTAATAAGCAAAGTATCCTTATTATCTTTGTAATAAGCCTTAAGACTATAGGCTCTCAAATCTAATGCTACCCCCTCTAATTTGTAAAAAAAGATAAGCTTAATCACCGCTTCTAAAGACATTTTAGACAAGACCAAAGAATGCGTGATTTCTTTTTTCTTGTCTTTCAATTCTTCTATTAAGGGGATTAAAGAAACTTCATCAAACACCCACTCATTCCCTTTAATTTGAGTTAGGCAATAATCTAGTGCGTTGCGTAAGTAAATCTCTAAATTAGAGATTTTAGGTGTGATTAGACTAATGAGCTTTAAATTTTCTTTGTATTGCTCTAGGTTGTCATAAGTCTCTAGTCTGTCTTTGGATAGAATGAGCGTAATATCGTTTTTGAAATCTTGTAAATCTTGCATAGTGTCTCTTAAAATAATTGTTAAACCAAATTATAACACAAACAAAATTAGTTATAAAAGATTGTTATTGCTTGTTAAGATAATATATAGTGAGTAATTAAAATAACCAAATTCTACTAAATACATACAAAATAACTTAATATTTAATTGTTATTAGTATTTCTTTAAATTTCTATGCTATAATGATTACAATTCAAGTTAAGTTAAAAGGAATAGAAAAATGATTAAATTAAATGGTTTGAATAAAACTTTAAAAATAAGCTTATTAGCTGGGGTTTTACTAGGTGCTACTGCTCCCTTAATGGCAAAGCCTTTATTAAGCGATGAAGACTTATTGAAACGAGTAAAACTACACAATATCAAAGAAGATACGCTGACTAGCTGTAATGCTAAGGTGGACGACTCTCAATACTTGAATAGTGGTTGGAATTTATCTAAAGAATTTCCGCAAGAAAATATAGAGAAAAGATTTTTGAATGCGTAGAAGAAGAAAAACATAAACAAGTCCTTAATTTAATCAATAAAATTATTCATTACTTGCAACGCATTGCAGAATGTGGGACTTCTAGCTACCCCTCTATCGCGCCCTTAGATTTTCTTAATATTAAAATCAAACTTTACCCACTAGAAACACAACAAAAAATCGCTCGCACGCTTTCTGTTTTAGATCAAAAAATAGAAAACAACCACAAAATCAATGAGCTTTTACACAAGATCCTAGAACTTCTTTATGAGCAATACTTCGTTCGTTTTGATTTTTTAGATGAAAACAACAAACCCTACCAAACTAGCGGCGGGAAAATGAAATTCTCTAAAGAATTAAACCGCCTTATCCCCAACGATTTTGAAGTTAAAACGCTAGGGGAATTAGTGGATATTTTTAGCGGTTATTCTTTCCAATCAAATACATACAGCAACAACAAAAATGATTATATTTTAATCACAAATAAAAATGTTCAACATTCATTAGTTGATTTAAGTATTACAACTAACCTTTTATTTTTACCGAAAAAACTCCCCAAATATTGCCTATTAGAGCCAACAAATATTTTAATCACATTAACAGGACATATTGGACGCTGTGCATTAATGTTTTCAAAAAATTGTATTTTAAATCAGCGTGTCGGCGTAGTTTTACCAAAAGAAAAAGAGCTAAACCCCTTTTATTATTCTTTGATAAGAAATCCCCTATTCTCAGCCATACTGCAGAGAAACGCTATAGGATCATCTCAACAAAATTTAAGCCCTATTGATACTTTAAAAATTCAAATCCCTTTCAACCATAAAATAATCAAGCAATACTCAAAAACATGCGAAAATATCATTAAATTACTTGTATCCAACATGCAATCAACCCAAACCCTAACCGCGCTCAGGGACTTCCTACTCCCCCTACTTTTAAAGCAACAAGTCAAACCCCAATGAAAAATTTTAGAACAAAACTTTTTTAAGGGGTAAAAACCCTTGTTACAAGAAAGAGAAGTTTTGTCATCAAAAGAAATTTTTTAAAGAAAAAGAAGTTTCAAAAATTAAAAGTTTGAGTCAAATCCGCTAGTAAGATTTGACCCTAGCGCTCTTGCACCAGAGCCAAAATTTTAGTATAATGGCGTTGCGAGTGCCATTAAAACTATGATTACTAATCTCATGTTAGGTTATCTCCTTTTCTGAGGTAACCACCCACTGTTACCCCCAACCCTAACATACTCCAAATACCGCAACCAAAGAGAAAACCAAGAGATTACTAATTGCGTCCGTTTATTATAGAAACAATCAACCCAAAAAACGCTAAAAAAAATTTTAAGCGATCTTTTAGGGTTAAATGAAGTTTTATTCAAAAAATGAAGTTTTACAAAAAAGAGTTTTTAAACAACAACTAAGCAAACTCGTGCTACAATCTCGCTTTTTGATTGCGGAGTATGGCGCAGCCTGATTAGCGCGCACCCTTGGGGTGGGTGAGGTCGTGGGTTTGAATCCCGCTACTCCGACCATGACTTTTTAAAAAAGCTTCAATCATTATCAATTCATTATATAATCACACTAAACAAAATCAATTTTTAAACATGATGATTGAAAGGATTTCTATTGAATCGTTTCTTTAACCGAGAGCTTTCATGGTTAGCTTTTAACACAAGGGTTTTAAACGAAGCCAAAGATGAGAGCTTGCCTTTATTAGAACGCTTGAAATTTTTAGCCATTTATGACACGAATTTAGACGAATTTTACATGATAAGAGTGGCCGGGCTTAAACAACTCTATGAGCATAAAATCGCCTCTAAAGGCATTGATGGCACAAGCCCTGAAGAGCAACTAGAAAAAATCAAGCATTATTTAGCGCATGAAATTGAAGAAAGGGAGTTAGAATTCCAAAAAATCCAAGCCCTACTCTTTAAAAAAGGGCTTTGTATCACCCCCTATAATGAATTGAATTTAGAGCAAAAAGCGAAGGCTAAAACTTATTTTAAAGAGCAACTTTATGCGTTAGTCTTGCCTTTTAAGTTGGATTCTTCGCACACTTTCCCGCCTTTAGCGAATTTGACTTTCGCGCTTTTTGCCCGCATTAAAGACAAAGAAACCCAAACCACCTCCTATGCGCTCATCAAACTCCCCTCTTTTATCTTCCGTTTTGTAGAGTTAGAAAAAGGCTTGTTTGTGCTGGCTGAAGAAATCGTAGAAGCGCATTTAGAAGAATTGTTTTTAGAGCATGAGATTTTAGATTGCATGGCGTTTAGGGTAACTTGCGATGCGGATATTGCCATCACTGAAGATGAAGCGCATGATTATGCGGATTTGATGAGTAAGAGTTTGAGGAAAAGAAATCAAGGCGAAATCGTGCGCTTGCAAACCCAAAAAGGGAGTCAAGAGCTTTTAAAAACCCTTTTAGCGTCTTTAAGGAGTTTTCAAACCCACTCTTACAAAAAGCACAAGCTCACCGGCATGCATGTCTATAAAAGCGCAATCATGCTCAATTTAGGGGATTTGTGGGAGTTAGTCAATCATAGCGACTTTAAAGCGCTCAAATCGCCCAATTTCACGCCCAAAATCCACCCTCATTTCAATGAAAACGATCTTTTCAAATCCATAGAAAAACAAGATCTGTTGCTATTCCACCCTTATGAAAGTTTTGAGCCTGTAATTGATTTAATAGAGCAAGCCGCTAGCGATCCGACCACCCTTTCTATCAAAATGACGCTTTATCGTGTGGGCAAGCATTCCCCCATTGTCAAAGCCTTGATTGAAGCGGCGAGCAAGATTCAAGTGAGCGTTTTAGTGGAATTAAAAGCGCGCTTTGATGAAGAAAGCAATCTGCACTGGGCAAAAGCTTTAGAAAGGGCGGGTGCGTTAGTCGTTTATGGCGTTTTCAAACTCAAAGTGCATGCCAAAATGCTCGTGATCACTAAAAAAGCGGACAACCAATTACGCCATTTCACTCATTTAAGCACGGGCAATTACAACCCTTTGAGCGCTAAAGTCTATACCGATGTGAGTTTTTTTAGCGCTAAAAATGAAATCGCTAACGACATTATCAAGCTTTTCCATTCCTTGCTCACTAGCAGTGCCACTAATAGCGCATTAGAAACGCTTTTTATGGCGCCCAAACAGATCAAGCCTAAAATCATTGAACTCATTCAAAATGAAATGAATCACCAACAAGAAGGCTATATCATTTTAAAAGCCAACGCCCTAGTGGATAGCGAAATCATTGAATGGCTCTATCAAGCCTCTCAAAAAGGGGTTAAAATTGATCTCATTATTAGAGGGATTTGCTGTTTAAAGCCCCAAGTCAAGGGATTGAGTGAAAATATTAGGGTGTATTCTATTGTGGGGAAATATTTAGAACATGCGCGCATTTATTATTTTAAACATGAGAATATCTATTTTTCTAGCGCGGATTTAATGCCCAGAAATTTAGAAAGGCGCGTGGAATTGCTTGTCCCGGCCACAAACCCAAAGATCGCTAATAAATTGTTGCATATTTTAGAAATCCAATTGAAAG from Helicobacter pylori harbors:
- a CDS encoding relaxase; protein product: MLDRAILDTKLDSRPMDLSFLDDILKHMQKPRFSDSDKVDKRLLIKFNQFNPNSKFIKSNLVGTKTASPVLIKNIGQMKRSHLENALNYALENSETAYNEMFLECDKQFILESWLNDFDLTKDYNETMHLVFSIKDKPDEETMQGLLHSTWESLKIRLPEYKFALVPHAHQDHAHIHCFINKTNQLTRRRLRFKGHEDCKEFFNELRSEFAYRLNDHLLSEEYLYVNEPKLKELDNIKQQLQDLEKEEKALEQIKSPQDEWDLNKALQSEYLQELKNKNKAKALDIQNNHSTPLKQKISEFKIALFNHKDTSDDEKEQLDIDRIDKRKPVSEHLKNTNKHELYELLGFYQKELDKKQNHSAFKNFAILNGLDRDFERETKGYSVLKKKEMLLNKLEHLDKRLLDKNSHLLLAQLRNEVKTKQNTQYNTLTNPILLAKALELSKDKRPTLKTFKNAYFSARKYQFMLESFKTKQNDPTYKLNDNTYELVSKQLQDYQNTMLLLAKERLLFLEQDLKQKEEEFERAKEHYVKSSKHYRETSLSPKEKQGFLKQIKQFSKISRDILYTCNEIIGANRFLTHYDNLNLEKVLEHAKDTKLEQKEIQAITKEPNNDEPWIEFGKKEQARAKAHYQAMLEKEKAKELAKQQANTLHSNELDDDPKAHAGLKQNDNTNFKGRNR
- a CDS encoding site-specific integrase, translated to MPHNKLTKSQRELFCNLKAFLYTKAKNFTPIQDVKDMALILDTQDKILKCHNIEQLKQLCHILYNQGIKHTIMMQGLFLFFNYFKDNLKLRSFRMLSEEQVINFLFELAQNRKPSSMAKYVMYLRQFFDYLDRKRRYGFDFTLKNLAFAKTKESLPRHLNDKDLKSFLKTLLDYKPTTSFEKRNKCILLIVILGGLRKCEVLNIELKHIQVEEQNYSILIQGKGRKERKAYIKKSLLEASLNAWLSDEYRLKYFNGAYLFKKDKQKAQNSLTLYNFIPLIFKLAQIKHYKQYGTGLHLFRHSFATLIYQETQDLVLTSRALGHSSLLSTKIYIHTTQEHNKKVALVFDSLIENKK
- a CDS encoding restriction endonuclease subunit S; protein product: MNKIIHYLQRIAECGTSSYPSIAPLDFLNIKIKLYPLETQQKIARTLSVLDQKIENNHKINELLHKILELLYEQYFVRFDFLDENNKPYQTSGGKMKFSKELNRLIPNDFEVKTLGELVDIFSGYSFQSNTYSNNKNDYILITNKNVQHSLVDLSITTNLLFLPKKLPKYCLLEPTNILITLTGHIGRCALMFSKNCILNQRVGVVLPKEKELNPFYYSLIRNPLFSAILQRNAIGSSQQNLSPIDTLKIQIPFNHKIIKQYSKTCENIIKLLVSNMQSTQTLTALRDFLLPLLLKQQVKPQ
- a CDS encoding RNA degradosome polyphosphate kinase, whose product is MNRFFNRELSWLAFNTRVLNEAKDESLPLLERLKFLAIYDTNLDEFYMIRVAGLKQLYEHKIASKGIDGTSPEEQLEKIKHYLAHEIEERELEFQKIQALLFKKGLCITPYNELNLEQKAKAKTYFKEQLYALVLPFKLDSSHTFPPLANLTFALFARIKDKETQTTSYALIKLPSFIFRFVELEKGLFVLAEEIVEAHLEELFLEHEILDCMAFRVTCDADIAITEDEAHDYADLMSKSLRKRNQGEIVRLQTQKGSQELLKTLLASLRSFQTHSYKKHKLTGMHVYKSAIMLNLGDLWELVNHSDFKALKSPNFTPKIHPHFNENDLFKSIEKQDLLLFHPYESFEPVIDLIEQAASDPTTLSIKMTLYRVGKHSPIVKALIEAASKIQVSVLVELKARFDEESNLHWAKALERAGALVVYGVFKLKVHAKMLVITKKADNQLRHFTHLSTGNYNPLSAKVYTDVSFFSAKNEIANDIIKLFHSLLTSSATNSALETLFMAPKQIKPKIIELIQNEMNHQQEGYIILKANALVDSEIIEWLYQASQKGVKIDLIIRGICCLKPQVKGLSENIRVYSIVGKYLEHARIYYFKHENIYFSSADLMPRNLERRVELLVPATNPKIANKLLHILEIQLKDTLKRYELNSKGRYIKVSNPNDPLNSQDYFEKQALKTF